The following are encoded in a window of Panicum virgatum strain AP13 chromosome 5N, P.virgatum_v5, whole genome shotgun sequence genomic DNA:
- the LOC120673826 gene encoding carboxyl-terminal-processing peptidase 1, chloroplastic-like — MRPLSSAPPAPQARASSGPGPGRGPRPPPCALPFPDALRAAAAAAAVSLSLLTGDAVGAVVAQPVEVCRDGVAAVVEEVRGEAVTNEQLVEEAWEVVNESFLPDAGSRPWSPEMWMQRKQDILQGTIKSRARAHDIIQKMLASLGDPYTRFLSPSEFSKMSKYDMTGIGLNLREIPDGNGSFKLMVLGLLLDGPAYSAGVRQGDELLSVNGIDVRGKSAFDTSSMLQGPKETFVTIKVKHGDCGPVESMKVQRQLVARTPVFYHLEKRENDDSSVGYIRIKEFNAVAKKDLVSALKRLQNSGATYFVLDLRDNLGGLVQAGIETAKLFLNKGDTVIYTAGRDHQVQNTIVAESGPMISTPIMLLVNNRTASASEIVASALHDNCKAVLVGEKTFGKGLIQSVFELHDGSGIVVTIGKYVTPNHKDINGNGIEPDYNRLPDFNEARDYLSRCRFKDLS, encoded by the exons ATGCGGCCactctcctccgcgccgccggcgccgcaggcGCGAGCGAgctccggccccggccccggccgcgggcccaggccgccgccgtgcgcgctgCCGTTCCCCGACGccctccgcgcggcggcggcggcggccgccgtctcCCTCTCGCTCCTCACCGGCGACGCCGTGGGCGCGGTTGTGGCGCAGCCCGTCGAGGTGTGCCGGGACGGGgtcgcggcggtggtggaggaggtgaggGGCGAGGCGGTGACGAACGAGCAGCTCGTGGAGGAGGCGTGGGAGGTGGTCAACGAGAGCTTCCTCCCCGACGCCGGGAGCCGCCCGTGGTCGCCAGAGATGTGGATG CAAAGGAAGCAGGATATTCTCCAAGGCACAATCAAATCCCGTGCTAGAGCCCATGATATCATTCAGAAAATGCTAGCGAGCCTCGGTGATCCTTATACAAGGTTTCTATCTCCCTCAGAA TTCTCAAAGATGTCAAAATATGACATGACCGGGATTGGATTAAACTTGAGGGAGATTCCTGATGGCAATGGCTCCTTCAAGTTGATGGTATTAGGGCTGCTATTAGATGGGCCTGCTTACTCTGCTGGTGTTAGACAG GGTGATGAGCTTTTATCAGTCAATGGCATTGATGTAAGGGGTAAATCTGCATTTGATACTTCATCCATGCTGCAAGGTCCAAAGGAGACATTTGTTACTATTAAG GTGAAGCATGGTGATTGTGGTCCTGTTGAGTCAATGAAGGTGCAGAGACAACTGGTTGCTCGAACTCCAGTTTTCTATCATTTGGAGAAAAGAGAGAACGATGATTCATCTGTTGGATATATTCGCATTAAAGAGTTCAATGCAGTGGCCAAGAAAGATTTGGTTAGTG CGCTAAAACGTCTACAGAATTCAGGTGCCACCTATTTCGTTCTGGATTTGAGGGACAATCTTGGTGGGCTAGTTCAA GCTGGAATAGAGACTGCAAAGCTCTTTCTCAATAAAGGAGACACG GTCATTTATACTGCTGGCCGGGATCATCAAGTCCAGAACACAATTGTTGCTGAAAGTGGACCTATGATTTCTACTCCCATTATG TTACTGGTGAATAATAGGACAGCAAGTGCTAGTGAAATA GTTGCTTCAGCACTTCATGACAATTGCAAAGCTGTTCTTGTTGGCGAAAAGACTTTTGGCAAG GGCTTAATCCAATCTGTTTTTGAACTTCATGATGGTTCTGGTATTGTCGTCACGATTGGCAAGTATGTTACACCAAACCACAAGGACATCAATGGAAATGGAATAGAACCAGATTACAATCGTCTTCCTG ATTTCAATGAAGCGAGAGATTACCTTTCACGTTGCCGATTTAAAGACCTAAGCTGA